tgttcctggtgggggtgggggacaggttTGGGAGAAGCTCATTTGCAGTCCTGAAGCTGGAGAGCAGGGAGGGCAGAGACACGTTGGAAATTGGGTTTCCATATCCAAAGAATAAGCCTTCTGGGTTGTGCTGAATGACTGAACTGAGTCCCCTGTGGGTGCGGAACTTGGGTCAGCTCCCCCTAGGTAGGTCTTGGCTACCCCAAAAGGAAGGAATAGTCCTATGGAACCAGTGCCCCCTGTTGGTCAGttagaaacactttttttttaatgctagccAGACTCACAGGGTTGGGATGGATACCTCCCAGAGGGGTAGACCAAGGAAGAAtccagaactaaaaaaaaaaaaaaaaaaattaggaaagaaagggaaatgacTGCCTCTCCTGCCATCACCCAGCTCCCAAGGGTGCACCCACTAGAGGCCTCTGAAGTGAGTGAGACTGCTTTGGCCTGCCTTGGGAACACATCTGTCACAGACTTCTGCAAGCAGTAAGCTTAAGTCCCATGTGGagacccacccacccatcccagcTCCCCGGCTCATCCCAGCCTGTCtctagggatggaacccagggagggaagaagatTGGAACACCAGGTGGGAGCTCAGCCCTGCACTGGTCAGCTGGGTGGCCTTGGCCTTGACTGCTGAGAACCACCTCCAGAGCCAGAAAGTGAGGGTCCGGAAGTCTGGTCAAAGAGCAATCACATGCATGAACTACTCCCCCCTCCTGCCAaccttttatctttaaaattctcaAACTTCCAAAGAAGTTGAAAGAGCAATGCAATGAATGGGTGAATCCATACACCCATCTCCCAGATTCAACAATTGCTATAATTTTGCCACATTTGCCTTGTTGATCCATAAATGTGGCTGAATCCTCATGCTCCATCACTTCCAAACCCTTCAACATTTTCTAAGAATAAAGAAATTTCCTACATACCACAACACTGGAATCTCATCTCAGAAGTTGGTAGTCATCTCCATTATCACCCAGTGCTGCACccatattcagatttccccaACTGACCCCAGAATAGCTTTTAGagccttttgttttttgttttaaattaggaTCCAATCAATGTTCGTGCATTTGGTTATATCAGCTGTTAGTCTCCTCTAGAGCAATGTGTGCCCTAcaggcactttttaaaatttaattttatttatttatttatttattttgcggtacgcaggcctctcactgttgtggcctctcccgttgcggagcacaggctccagacgcgcaggctcagcggccatggctcatgggcccagccgctccgcggcatgtgggatcttcctggaccagggaacgaacccgtgtcccctgcatcggcaggcggactctcaaccactgcaccaccagggaagccccaggcacttGTTTTTCATAACAGACTCAGAAGAACCTGGGCCACTTGTTTCCCATAATGTCCTGTCTTTGGGATTTGTTTGGTCGTTTCCTCAAGAGACATTTgacttatttgtttgttgttgttgttttttataaatttgacaTATAACCTTAAGCAAGTTTAAGATATACAGCATTTATATGTTATAATATGATTGTAATGTAATGATATGTatcatattatataattatattatagtacaatattattGTCTGCATTTGttatactgtgcattagatctctatgGCTTATTTACTACTTGTTACAAGTTTGTACCTTTAAACACCATCACTCTTAGCCTCTCTGCCAACTTGTTTTTATTCCCTGCAATGCCCTTTAACCTGGAAGTTGGGTCTAAAGGCTGGATTGGATCACGATGAAACATTTTTGGCAAGGATCCATCTTCGGTGGTGCCAGGTACTCCCCGTGGCACCATATCGAGAGGCAGGGAAAGCCAGACTGTCCTCTCTCAGGAATGCCAACTTTGATCACTGGGGTAAAGTGAGGTGAACTTCTAAATGCTGCAGGAGGGAATGAGAATACTAAACAAtccattttctctgccttttggTGTGTTGGTCAGGCTGAGCCACTACTCGTGACCAGTTCGAGAAACGATTCCTCTGGAGGCCACATCTGTAGGCATCCCTTAACACCCCAGGTGTgggagctgagagagagagagagacccaagAGTTGAAGCAACCACTGTGAGTCATCGCCAAGGTGAAGGATGCTTGCAGAACCAGGCCCGGCTGCACGGGAGCCAGAGCAGCTCGGAGCAGTCAAACTGGAAGAGGAAGAGGCTGCCGGCCAGGAGGACCCCAGGCGGCCAGAGGCCAGGCCCCGGCCCGAGGTGGCTCACCAGCTCTTCAGGTGCTTCCAGTATCAGGAGGACATGGGGCCGAGGGCATCCCTGAGCCGCCTCCGGGAGCTCTGTAGCCACTGGCTGCGGCCAGCTCTGCACACCAAGAAGCAGATCCTGGAGCTGCTGGTGCTGGAGCAGTTCCTGAGCGTGCTGCCCCCCCACCTCCTGGCCCGGCTCCAGGGCCAGCAGCTCAGGGATGGCGAAGAGGTGGTGTTGCTGCTGGAGGGTGTCCAGAGGGAGTCCAGCAATGTGGGGCCGCTGGTAAGAAGGGGGCAGCCAGGCGGGCTGGACAGCAGGTGGAAAGACAGTGACTTTATCACCCCATTAAGAAATCActgagctgggacttccctggcggcccagtgattaagactccccacttccactgcagggggtgtgggttcaatccctggtcggggaactaaggtcctgcatgccgcgcagtgaggccaaaaaaaaagaagtcactaAACCCCACTTTCCTTCCTCTGCCGGCTCCTTCTTGACCTCCTAACTCCCTCCCTGTCTGACCCTCACCTTTCCTCAGTCCCATGGCCCTAGGGAGTTAGTAGGACTTGGATTACCGTCCTGTCCGTCACCTAACATGGATGTGTTCTGAACAGGATTTTAGTTTTAATGCTGGCAAGAATTGTCCCCGTGCAGAGGTCACCTTGGAGGAACAGGGGGGCTCTTTCCAAGTCTCCAGCCACAGCCCCAAGAAGGAAGTGCCCTCAGAAGGGCCTCTAGCCCTGGAGCCATCGCAGGAACTCTCGCTGTCCCAGCCAGTGCCCTCCAAGCCTGCTGAGATGGGGGCCTGGAGATGCCCCCCAAGTTCAAAGCAGCCACTGAGTCCAGGTCCCAAGAGAACATTGCAGGCCCCGCAAGAGAGCGGTGAGGAGCTGGGGCCTAAGGAAGGTGGAGGCCTGGTGTGCGGTGGGAGCTGAGGGGCCaggtgggtgagggtggggaaggaagggggcagcCTCCCTAGTTGACAGGAATGGGGGAGAGCCAAGATGCCTGTCACGAGGTCCTGATGATGGGTGCACGTCCTCGGAGCCACATGGTGGTAGGACTGGCTTCTAAcagctctttctttctcccccagTGCTGTCAGCCCCGCTGGGCCCTGAGCTGTGGCCAGAGGAGAACTCTGGAGATCAGGAGCTAGCAGCTGTGCTGGTGAGCCGGACTGGTCCCCTCAGTTCTCTGCCTCTGAAGTTTTAGCAAATCcatgtttttcttaatttaaacctTGAAAGTTCTTCATCCCCCTCAGGTCCTAGAGCCCCATTCCTCACTTAGTGACAATCTCTGCCCCTCCTTTGGTCACAGGAGTCCCTAACCTTTGAAGATGTCCCAGCAAAGAAGGCTTGGCCTGTGCATCCTCTGGGTAAGAGGCCTTTTTCCCGGGTTTATGACCACTGAAGGGTTTTTCTTTGCCTGTCAGGGGTGGTCCCTACCTGACTTTTTGACCTCTTTGGCAAAAAATGGACTATTTTGATGAGGTaatatatactgatatatatatctacatagatatatattgatatgtctatatctatacAGGGCTATTTTAAGGCTCATTGGGTCTAATCATCAACCTCCAAAACTTTGAGCTTTTAAAATAGGTGGTCGGGAACTCCCTGGCcatccagcggttaggactctgggctttcattgccgtgggcccaggttcaattcctggtcagggaactaagatcccgcaagctgtgcagcatggccaataaataaataaggtggtcatggcaaataccatatgatatcatttatatgtggaatctaaaatatgacacaaatcaactgatctatgaaacagactcacagccatagagaacagacttgtggttgccaaggggaagggagtgggagggagggatggattgggagtttgggattagcacatgcaaactattatatatagactggataaacagcaaggctctactgtacagcacagggaactatattcaataccctctaataaaacataatggaaaagaatatatctgTAACTGAATccatttgctgtacagcagaaattaacacaatattataaatcaactgtacttcagtaaaattaattacaacagctaaaataaaataaaataggtggTCACGGGAGGGCTTGCTAATGGGTATGGGTCTCCATTTGGGAGAATGacatagatagtggtgatggttgcacaacattttgAATGGACCTAATGGACCAGAATTATACACCTTAAAACGGTAAACTGTATGTTATTTGGTTTTTACCCACCCTCTGCCCACCTACCAGCTTTGCAGGATTCTGGGATTCTTTCTGCTTCCAGGCACTGAGGTTCTGGCAATTCCCAGAAGCGCCTCCGAAAAGGCCTGACCTGTCctgttttctgcttctttcccaGGATTTGGAGGCAGAACCCCAGACGAGGCGTTTAAAGAAGAGGAACCGAAAGAGGTGTCCTGGCCTGCTGCCATCTCAGCAAAGTCTCAGGCAGAGAGTCCCAGGGTGGCAGAAGAGCCCCACACTCAGTCGCTCGGCCCGGGCCCTGAGGTGGGCGGCCCCGGTGGAGAAATGTCCCCTCCCGACAGGAGTGAAGTTCTGGAGGTCAAAGTGGCTGGGGGCGCCCCCAAGTCGGAGCCGGAGATAAAGTTCATCTGCACAGACTGCGGGGTGAGCTTCCCACAGCTGGCCCGCCTGGAGACGCACCAGCTGCGGTCTCACCCGGGCGCGCGGTCCTTCCTGTGCTTGTGCTGCGGGAAGAGCTTCGGCCGCAGCTCCATCCTCAAGCTGCACATGCGCACGCACACGGATGAGCGGCCGCACACCTGCCACCTCTGCGGCCACCGCTTCCGCCAGAGCTCGCACCTGAGCAAACACATGCAGACGCACTCCTCCGAGCCCGCCTTCCTGTGCGCCGAGTGCGGTCAGGGCTTCCAGCGCCGGGCCCGCCTCATGCAGCACCTTCTGGCGCACGCCCAGGACCAAAAGCCCCCAGGCGCCCCGGAGACCAAGACCCCAGCGCCCCCCGAGCTGGCCATCGTCCTGTGCTCCCACTGCGGCCAAACCTTCCAGCGCCGCTCCAGCCTCAAGCGCCATCTGCGGATCCACGCCAAGGACCAGGGCCACCAGTGCTCCGAGTGCTCGGGCAGCCTGCGTCCCGGGCCCGAGCTCAGGCCCTACGTGTGTGGCGACTGCGGCAAGGCTTTCCGGCGCAGCGAGCACCTGGGGGCACACCGGCGTGTGCACACAGGCGAGCGGCCCTTCTCCTGCCAGGTCTGCGGCCGCAGCTTCAGTCAGAGCTCCCAGCTGGTCTGCCACCAGCGGGTGCACACGGGCGAGAAGCCCTACAGCTGCCCACACTGCGGGAAGCGCTTCATGCGAAGGGCCGGCCTCGCCCGCCACCTCCTGACCCACGGCGGCCCGAGGCCCCACCACTGCACCCAGTGCGGCAAGAGCTTCAGCCAGACGCAGGACCTCGCCCGCCACCGGCGCAGCCACACCGGGGAGAAGCCCTGCCGCTGCAGCGAGTGTGGCGAGGGCTTTAGCCAGAGCGCCCACTTAGCGCGCCACCAGCGCATCCACACCGGGGAGAAGCCTCACGTCTGTGACACGTGCGGCCACCGCTTCCGCAACAGCTCCAACCTGGCCCGCCACCGCCGCAGCCACACGGGCGAGCGGCCCTACAGCTGCCAGAAGTGCGGCCGGAGCTTCCGGCGCAACGCCCACCTGCAGCGCCACCTGGCCACGCACGCCGGGGCAGGGGACGAGGGCGTGTCTGGGCAGGCTGAGCCCCCCCAGGAGTGCCTGGAGTGCGGCAAGATCTTCAGCCGCAGCTGCAACCTACTGCGGCACATGCTGGTGCACACGGGGGCCAGGCCCTACTCCTGCGCGCAGTGTGGCCGCAGCTTCAGCCGCAACTCCCACCTGCTACGCCACCTGAGAACCCACGCCCGGGAGACCCTGTACTAGCTTCGCCTGGTTCCGCCAGGTCTGTCCCGCGTGCATCTCCCCAGCGTGCCTGGCCTCCAAGGCTGCAGTGGATGGCGCTGCCCCCACGCCCCAGCCACCTCTCTCTGGCTCCACCGACCCTGCACAGTAGTTCTTCCCATCCCCACAGGGAACTCTTCCAGGCCTcaggaatgtattttaaaatacccaAAGTAAAACAGCCTTCTTGAAAGTGGTCcctctttatgtttttttaagtGCACCAAAATGCCACCTTTTACCCTCCCCACTGTATCACGGTGatgcatttctccttcccccaccccttcaaAGCAGGCTGGATGGGAGCAGGCCCAGGGGGAGTTCCTCCCACCTGAAAAGGCTcagactggtgtgtgtgtgtgtgtgtgtgtgtgtgtgtgttgggagttgGGGGGAGGGTTTCTGTCACAGGCAGCTCTTGGTAAGGCCAACCAATCTCACCCAGGAATTTTTTCTCCTCTGGAGTCTACCACTAACCCTCCGTGTCCAATACAGTATCCTCCAGCCATATGTGgctgtttaaattaattaaaatgaataaaacttaaaatccCAGATTCTGGATTAATACAGGAAACCTCTTCTTCTGTAACATTGGTAACTAATTCTAACTGAAAATGCTAACAGGAGAAACTAACCTGCCCACAGCCAAGTCAGGTTGACAGTTGGGGACCCCTAACCATCATACTCTTCTAAACCCAAAGCTGCCTTGTAGGTTTGCCCCACCTTCTTCCTGCCCATCAGGGTGACTTGGTTTGCCTCTCCCTCTGGTGGACAGATTTTAAATCACGTGACTTCTGCTAAAAATACAGGAGAGAAAAGCTGCCCACCCCAGCTCCAGAGCACACATACACCTGCTTTTGTCTGTCACTtttcactcaaaaaatattatattttaattactgCCCCTCCACCAACCTGACACAAGACTGCTCCTTAGCAAATGCTTGTGGAAAGGAAGTGAACTCATCAACCAAAGCTCAAGGAACTGAAGAACCAGCCCCAAATCTGGGGCAAGTAGAGGTGGTTCTCAGGCACAGTTGGGAGGGAAAGCTCTGAGCCTAGGGAAGGTCCAGCCCTTCAGGGGTTGGGAGGAAG
This portion of the Pseudorca crassidens isolate mPseCra1 chromosome 15, mPseCra1.hap1, whole genome shotgun sequence genome encodes:
- the ZSCAN10 gene encoding zinc finger and SCAN domain-containing protein 10, whose amino-acid sequence is MLAEPGPAAREPEQLGAVKLEEEEAAGQEDPRRPEARPRPEVAHQLFRCFQYQEDMGPRASLSRLRELCSHWLRPALHTKKQILELLVLEQFLSVLPPHLLARLQGQQLRDGEEVVLLLEGVQRESSNVGPLDFSFNAGKNCPRAEVTLEEQGGSFQVSSHSPKKEVPSEGPLALEPSQELSLSQPVPSKPAEMGAWRCPPSSKQPLSPGPKRTLQAPQESAPLGPELWPEENSGDQELAAVLESLTFEDVPAKKAWPVHPLGFGGRTPDEAFKEEEPKEVSWPAAISAKSQAESPRVAEEPHTQSLGPGPEVGGPGGEMSPPDRSEVLEVKVAGGAPKSEPEIKFICTDCGVSFPQLARLETHQLRSHPGARSFLCLCCGKSFGRSSILKLHMRTHTDERPHTCHLCGHRFRQSSHLSKHMQTHSSEPAFLCAECGQGFQRRARLMQHLLAHAQDQKPPGAPETKTPAPPELAIVLCSHCGQTFQRRSSLKRHLRIHAKDQGHQCSECSGSLRPGPELRPYVCGDCGKAFRRSEHLGAHRRVHTGERPFSCQVCGRSFSQSSQLVCHQRVHTGEKPYSCPHCGKRFMRRAGLARHLLTHGGPRPHHCTQCGKSFSQTQDLARHRRSHTGEKPCRCSECGEGFSQSAHLARHQRIHTGEKPHVCDTCGHRFRNSSNLARHRRSHTGERPYSCQKCGRSFRRNAHLQRHLATHAGAGDEGVSGQAEPPQECLECGKIFSRSCNLLRHMLVHTGARPYSCAQCGRSFSRNSHLLRHLRTHARETLY